In Pseudomonas sp. HR96, the DNA window CTGGTGCTGGCCTCGGCATTCGGCGCGGTGCCTGCTGGTTACTTTGCCTTGTGCCTGCAAGTGCTGAGCATGCCGAGCAATTTCATCGGCAAGGCGGTCAGCAGCGTCTTCTATCCGCGTATCGCCCGGGCCATCCATGCCCAGGAGTCGGTCACCGGGCTGTTGCTCAAGGGCGTCGCCGCCCTGGGTGGCCTGGGTCTGATTCCGTTCGCGACCCTGGCCATTGCCGGTCCCTGGCTGTTCCACCTGGCCTTCGGCGAGCATTGGACCAATGCTGGTGAATATGCTCGCTGGCTGGCGATTGCCGAGCTGACTGGCTTCATGAACCTGCCTTGCCTGGCTGCCGCTCCCGCGTTGTCATTACAAAAAACCTTCCTGATATTCGAAGTGTTCAGTACCAGCCTGCGGGTCGGTGGGGTGCTGCTCGGTGCCTTCGTATTCAAGGATGCCATGGCAGTGGTCAAGGCCTTTGCCCTGACCAATATCACTGTAAACCTGTTGGCGATCCTGATCGTGCTGATCGCTTCCAAGCGCTGGTACGGTCGCCAGATGCCCGGACCCGTTACCAACCCTGTCTTGAATTGAATGGCGTCGCGACGCGGCTGCCGTGCTTAGACTTTGGAGAAATTTATGATTAGTCACGACAAAGTGTGTGCCTTTGTACTGAACTGGAACGGTGCCGACCAGACGATTGCCTGCATGGAATCCCTGAAGGCGCACTGCGACATACCGGTGGTCATCATCGACAACGGCTCGAAGGACGACAGCATCCAGCGTATCACCGCCTACCTGCGGGCCGAGGGCGATGACGTGCTGGTCGCCACCGAGCACGAGATCAAAGGCATTGCCGCGCAACACAAGCGCACCTTCATCATCAACGATGGCAACTACGGCTACGCCGGGGGCAACAACATCGGCCTGGAATACGCGCTGCGTGCCGGGTACGAGTACTTCTGGATCCTCAACAATGACATCGTCCTCGAAGCCGGTGCCCTGGATGGGCTGCTCAAAACCATGGAAGAGGACCCCAAGTGCGGTTTTGCCGCTTCGGTGCTGGTATACACCAACAACCCCAACATCGTGCAATGCGTTGGCGGCGGCACCATCTACCCCTGGCTTGGCAAGACCAAGCTGATCGGCAAGAACGCCAATCGTTCGGAGCTGACCCCAGGCCTGCCGAGCTTCCCCAAGCCCGACTACGTAATGGGCGCCTCGATGTTGATCAGCCGCGCCGTGCTGGAGCAGGTCGGCCTGATGGAACACCGCTACTTCATGTACTCCGAAGAGCTGGACTGGCAGTACCGCGCCGCCAAGGCCGGTTTCAGCTTCAAGGTCTCCGAGCACAGCTTCGCCCAGCACGGTGACAGCGGCAGCAGCAAGGGCCGCAGTCACATGTTCCATTACTACCGCAACCGTGCAGCGATCATGTACAACAAGAAGTTCCACTCCTTCCCGGTGTGGTTGCTGTCCGCGATCACGCTGTCGGCGATTACCATTCTGCAGAATCGCAAGAGCCCGAAGAACATTCGTTACGGGATCAAGGGTATTACCGAAGGGCTGTCCTATTCCTGGAGATAATGACCGGGTTTGGAACATGACCCCGCGCCGGTCCTCGATCTGCGCGGGGTTATTTATTTGTAGCGCAGTGGCCCCCGGATGACATTATCTCGAATAGCAATAACAGCTAGGTTTTGCATATGCTTAATCGTTTTAATCGATCACTGAACAGTGCGCTGAATCAATACACCGCCAGAGTGTAATGATTTTGATCGATGGGGCATTGCGCAACTAGGATCATGGGTATATATCTGCAGGAACAAGAATAACGTCACCCTCAGGATTTGGTGCGCTTGTTCCAATATCCTGATTTGCGCCACTGCCGAGGATATTGATCATGTTACCGATTGGACTATCAGCGCTGGAACTTCGCAATATAGTCGAATGCGCTTTCCTGCCCTTGCATTGCACCTGCTCGACGGCTGACAACGCCACGCTCAGCGTGGACATCAGCGACCCGCAGACCGGCAAGGTTCACCTGCTCAAGACCGGTATCGCCCCGGAGCGGCTGGCCAGCAGCCGGGGCATCTGCAACCTGATTGCCGAGTTGCGTACCGAACTGACCGCCGAGCAGGCGGCGCTGGTCGAGCCGGTGACCCATGCCCAGCGTCAAGTGCGCTACGCCTGAGTCAGGCACCAGCCGGCCCGCATTCGTTGTAGTCGAGATTGCCGTCGAGATTTTTGCCGTGGTTCGTGGTTAACTTCCGAGGTCTCCATCCACCTCAAGAAGGACTACGTCAATGACTCAGGTCACACATCGCGGCAACCCCATCACCATCAATGGTCAACTGCCCGCCGCTGGCGCCAAGGCGCCAGCGTTCGACCTGGTGGGCAAGGGCCTGTCGAGCGTCACCCTCGAAAGCCTGAAGGGCAAGCGCAAGATCCTCAACATCTTCCCAAGCATCGACACGCCCACTTGCGCCACTTCCGTGCGCACCTTCAACAAGCAGGCCAGCGGCCTGAACAACACCGTCGTGCTGTGCATCTCGGCCGACCTGCCGTTTGCCCAGGACCGCTTCTGCGGTGCCGAAGGCCTGGAAAACGTCAGCAACCTGTCGACCTTCCGTGCGCCGACGTTCGCCAGCGACTATGGCGTGCAAATCACCAGCGGCGCCCTGCAAGGCCTGACTGCGCGTGCTGTGGTAGTACTCGACGAAGAGGATAAGGTCCTGCACAGCGAGCTGGTCGCCGAAATCGGCCAGGAGCCGAACTACGAGGCGGCGCTGGCGGTCCTGAAGTAAGTTGCAACCCTGCCGCAATGGCGGCCTGGATTCGTTCAGGCCGCTGTTTGTTGAAACACCTTGTTGCCATTGCAGGGGTAAATTGCCGTCAAAGCCACTTTGCTAACCCCCTCGCACTCATTATCGTTCCGCCTCACGCAGAAACGCCCCGCTCAAGGCTGACCACTCCATGCAATTCTCCGCTCCACGCAAATCCATCCGCTGGTTGTTCGGCCTGCTTGCCGTGCTGATCCTGACCGCGTTGGCCTGGCATTACTGGCAGGGGCGGCCGCAAGCTTCGGCATCGGCCAAAGGCCAGCAGTCGGCGACCCGGCCCGGTTTCGGCAGCTCCACGGTCGCTACCCCGGTGCGGGTAGCCGCAGCCACTCGCGAAGATTTCGCCATCTATTACAAGGCGCTGGGTACGGTGACCGCGACCAACACCATCAACGTGCGTAGCCGGGTGGCGGGGGAGCTGGTGAAGGTGGCTTTCGAGGAAGGGCAGAGGGTCAAGGCCGGCGACCTGCTGGCGCAGATCGATCCACGCAGCTACCAGATCGCCCTGCAGCAGGCTCAGGGTACCTTGCTGCAGAACCAGGCCCAGCTGAAGAACGCCCGCCTGGACCTGCAGCGCTACCAGAACCTGTTCGCCAAAGACAGCATCGCCAAGCAGACCCTCGACACCCAGCAGGCCCTGGTCAGCCAATACGAAGGCACCTTGAAAACCGATGAGGCCGCCGTCAACGACGCGCGGCTGAACCTGGAATTCACCAGCATCCGCGCGCCCATCAGCGGACGGGTCGGGCTGCGGCAACTGGACGTCGGCAATCTGGTGGCGGCCAACGACACGGCCGCCCTGGTGGTGGTGACCCAGGTCCAGCCGATCACGGTCAGCTTCACCTTGCCCGAGACGCAGCTGACGCCCGTGCTCGCGCGCTATCGCCAGGGTGCCCAGCTGCCCGTACAGGCCTGGGACCGCGGCGACCGGCAATTGCAGGCCACCGGCGTGCTGGCCAGCGTCGACAACCAAATCGACACCAGCACCGGCACCCTGAAATTCAAGGCGCGCTTCGACAATCAGGATGAGGCGCTGTTTCCCAACCAGTTCGTCAGCGTGCGCCTGCTGTCCGACACGCTCAAGCAGGTGGTGGTGGTGCCCAGCGGCGCCGTGCAGTTTGGCACCAATGGCACCTACGCCTACGTCATGGAGGGCGATACCAAGGTGCGCATACGCGCGCTCGAAGTCGGCGCCAGCGACGGCGTGCGCACGGTGGTCCAGGCCGGTCTGGCGGTGGGCGACCGGGTAGTGCTGGAAGGCACTGACCGGCTGCGCGATGGCAGCGATGTCGAGGTGGTCGGCCCTGCCGAGCCAGGCGCAACCGACGCCAAGGCCGCTGAGCTGCAGGGCAAGCCGGCCGCACAGGTGCCCGGCCAGCCGAACAAAAGCGCCGAATGAACATCTCCCGCCTGTTCATCCTGCGCCCGGTGGCGACCACCCTGACCATGCTCGCCCTGGTGCTGGCCGGGATCATCGCCTACCGACTGCTGCCGGTGTCCGCCTTGCCCCAGGTCGACTACCCGACCATCCGGGTGATGACCCTGTACCCCGGTGCCAGCCCGCAGGTCATGACCAGCTCGGTCACCGCGCCACTGGAGCGTCAGTTCGGGCAGATGCCCGGGCTGACCCAGATGGCCTCGACCAGCTCCGGCGGGGCGTCGGTGCTGACCTTGCGTTTCAGCCTGGACATCAACATGGACGTCGCCGAGCAACAGGTGCAGGCGGCGATCAACCGGGCGACCAACCTGCTGCCTACCGATCTGCCCGCGCCGCCGGTGTACAACAAAGTCAACCCGGCCGACACTCCGGTGCTGACCCTGGCCATCACTTCCAGCACGCTGTTGCTGCCAAAGCTCAACGATCTGGTCGACACGCGCATGGCGCAGAAAATCGCCCAGCTCAGCGGCGTCGGCATGGTCAGCATCGCCGGCGGCCAGCGCCAGGCCGTGCGCATTCGGGTCAACCCCCAGGCGCTGGCGGCCAACGGCCTCAACCTGAGCGACGTGCGCAGCTTGATCGGCGCCTCCAACGTCAACCAGCCCAAAGGCAGTTTCGATGGGCCGGAGCGGGTCTCGATGCTCGATGCCAACGACCAGATGACCTCGCCCGAGCAGTACGCCAACCTCATCCTGGCCTACAACAATGGCGCACCGCTGCGCCTGCGCGATGTCGCACAGATCGTCGACGGCGCCGAGAACGATCGGCTGGCGGCCTGGGCCAACCGCAACCAGGCGGTGCTGCTCAACATCCAGCGCCAGCCTGGGGCCAACGTGATCGAGGTGGTCGACCGGATCAAGGCGCTGCTGCCGTCGATCACCGACAACCTGCCGGCCGGCATCCAGGTGACCGTACTGACCGACCGCACCCAGACCATCCGTGCCTCGGTCGACGACGTGCAGCATGAATTGCTGCTGGCGATCGCGCTGGTGGTGATGGTGACGTTCCTCTTCCTGCGCCGTTTCGCCGCCACCCTGATACCTTCGGTGGCAGTGCCGCTGTCGCTGGTGGGAACCTTTGCGGTGATGTACCTGGCCGGGTTCTCGATCAACAACCTGACCCTGATGGCGCTGACCGTCGCCACCGGCTTCGTGGTGGACGACGCCATTGTCATGCTGGAGAACATCTCGCGGCATATCGAGGAGGGCGAAACGCCGCTGCAGGCCGCCCTCAAAGGCTCGCGGCAGATCGGCTTCACCCTGCTGTCGCTGACCTTCTCGCTGATCGCCGTGCTGATTCCATTGCTGTTCATGGCTGACGTGGTCGGGCGGCTGTTTCGCGAATTCGCCATCACCCTGGCCGTGGCCATCCTGATTTCCCTGCTGGTGTCCCTGACCCTGACGCCGATGATGTGCGCGCGGCTGCTCAAGCGCGAGCCCGAGCCCCATGAACAGGGGCGCTTCTACAAGGCCAGCGGGGCGGCCCTCGACTGGCTGGTCAGCGGCTACGGGCGCGCCCTGACCTGGGTCTTGCGCCATCAGCCGCTGACCTTGCTGGTGGCGGTCGCGACCCTGGTGCTGACGGTGGTGCTGTATCTGATCGTGCCCAAGGGCTTCTTTCCCGTGCAGGACACCGGGGTCATCCAGGGCATCTCCGAGGCGCCCCAGGCCATCTCGTTCAAGGCCATGAGCGAGCGCCAGCAGGCCCTGGCCGCGATCATCCTGGAGGATCCGGCGGTGGCCAGCCTGTCCTCCTACATCGGCGTAGACGGTGACAACGCCACCCTCAACAGTGGCCGCCTGCTGATCAACCTCAAGCCCCACGCCGAGCGCAACCTGAGTGCCAGCCAGGTCATCCAGCGCCTGCAACCGCGGGTCGACAGCCTGGTGGGAATGCGGTTGTACCTGCAGCCGGTACAGGACCTGACCATCGAGGATCGTGTCAGCCGCACCCAGTACCAGTTCAGCCTGGCCTCGCCCGATGCCGAGCTGCTGGCCCTGTGGAGCACTCGCCTGAGCGACGCCCTGCAGCGCCTGCCGCAGCTCACCGATGTGGCCAGCGACCTGCAGGACAAGGGCCTGCAGGTGTACCTGGACATCGACCGCGACGCTGCCAAGCGCCTGGGGGTCAACGTCGCCGACATCACCAATGCGCTGTATGACGCCTTCGGCCAGCGGCAGATCTCCACCATCTACACCCAGGCCAGCCAGTACCGGGTGGTGCTGCAGAGCCAGGATGCCGACGTGCTCGGGCCCCAGGCGCTGGAGCAGATTCACGTCAAGAGTGCCAGTGGCGAGCAGGTGCGGCTGTCCAGCCTGGGGCATATCGAACAGCGGCAGGCGCAGTTGGCGATCGCCCACATCGGTCAGTTTCCCGCAGTGATGATGTCGTTCAACCTCGCTCCGGGCGTGGCGCTGGGCGAAGCGGTCGAGCTGATCAACAAGGCGCGCCACGACATCGGCATGCCGTTGGGCGTGCAGACGCAATTCCAGGGCGCGGCGGCGGCGTTCCAGGCCTCGCTGTCGAGCACGCTGCTACTGGTTCTGGCAGCGGTGGTGACCATGTACATCGTGCTTGGCGTCCTCTATGAGAGCTACATCCATCCGATCACCATTCTCTCGACGCTGCCGTCTGCGGCCGTGGGGGCGCTGCTGGGCCTGCTGCTGACCGGCAATGACCTGGGCATGATCGCGATCATCGGCATCATTCTGCTGATCGGCATCGTCAAGAAAAACGCCATCATGATGATCGACTTCGCCCTCGAGGCCGAGCGCGAGCAGGGCATGGACCCGCAGACGGCGATCTTCCAGGCGGCGTTGCTGCGCTTCCGGCCGATCCTGATGACCACCCTGGCGGCGCTGTTCGGCGCCATTCCGCTGATGCTGGCGAGCGGCTCGGGCGCCGAGCTGCGCCAACCGCTGGGCCTGGTGATGGTCGGCGGCTTGCTGGTCAGCCAGGTGCTGACGCTGTTCACCACGCCGGTCATCTATCTGTACTTCGATCGCCTGGGCCGGCGCTGGCACAGGCGGCCCAGGGCTGGCGAGGCGCAGGCATGAACCTGTCCGGGCCGTTCATCCGGCGGCCGGTGGCCACGGTGCTGCTGAGCCTGGCGATCATGTTGCTGGGCGGCGTGGCATTTCGCCTGCTGGCAGTGTCACCGCTACCAAACATGGATTTTCCGGTGATCGTGATCTCGGCCAACCTCGCCGGCGCCAGCCCGGAAGTAATGGCCGCCACGGTGGCCACGCCGCTGGAGCGCGCGTTCGGCAGCATCGCCGGCATCACCACCATGACCAGCCGCTCCAGCCAGGGCACCACGCGGATCGTCCTGCAGTTCGAACTGGGCCGTGACATCGACGGCGCCGCCCGCGAGGTGCAGGCGGCCATCAACGCCTCGCGCAACCTGTTGCCCAGCGGCATGCGCAGCATGCCCACCTACAGCAAGTTCAATCCGTCCCAGGCGCCGGTGATGGTGCTCAGCCTGACCTCCAGCACCGTGCCCAAGAGCGAGCTGTACGACCTGGCCTCGACCATCCTCGGCCAAAGCCTGTCACAGGTGCCGGGAGTGGGTGATGTGGCGATCGGCGGCAGTTCGCTGCCGGCGGTGCGGGTCGAGCTGCAGCCGCAGTTGCTGGCGCAGTACAAGGTGCCGCTGGAAGACGTGCGCCTGGCCATCGCCAATGCCAATTCGCGCCGGCCCATGGGTTTCGTCGGCGACGCCGAGCACAGCTGGCAGGTGCAGGCCAACGACCAGCTGGAAAAAGCCCGCGACTACCGGCCCCTGGTCATTCGCTACAGCGATGGCGCGGTGCTGCGCCTGTCCGATGTCGCCCGGGTCAGCGACGCCGTGGAGGACCGTTACAACGCCGGTTTCTTCAACGACCAGCCGGCCATCCTGATGGTGATCAACCGCCAGAACGGTGCCAACATCATCGAGACGGTCAACCAGATCAAGGCGCAGTTGCCGGTGCTGCAATCCCTGCTGCCCGGCGGCGTCGATCTGCAGCTGGCGTTCGATCGCTCGCCGGTGATCAAGGCGACCCTGCACGAAGCCGAGATGACCCTGCTGCTGGCTGTGGCGCTGGTCATCCTGGTGGTGTTCCTGTTCCTCGGCAAGGTGCGCTCGGCACTGATCCCGACCCTGGCGGTGCCGGTAGCGCTGGTCGGCACCTTCGCCGCCATGTACCTGTGCAATTTCTCCCTGAACAACCTGTCGCTGATGGCCTTGATCCTGGCCACCGGGCTGGTGGTCGACGATGCCATCGTGGTGCTGGAGAACGTCTCCCGGCACATCGACGAAGGCGTGCCGCCCATGGAAGCCGCCTACCAGGGCGCGCGCGAGGTGGGCTTCACCTTGCTGGCAATGAACGCCTCGCTGGTGGTGGTATTCCTGTCCATCCTGTTCGTGGGCGGCATCATCCAGGAGCTGTTCCGCGAATTCGCCATCACCCTGGCGGTGGCGATCGCCATCTCGCTGCTGGTGTCGCTGACCCTGACGCCGATGCTCTGCGCACGCTGGCTCAAGCCCCACGTGGCCGGCGAGGAAAACCGCCTGCAGCGCTACAGCCGGCGGCTCAACGAACGTCTGGTCAGCGCCTATGATCGCAGCCTGGGCTGGGCCCTGCGCCACCGCCGGCTGACGCTGCTGAGCCTGCTGGTGACCATCGGCATCAATTTCGCGCTGTACGTGGTGGTGCCCAAGACGCTCATGCCCCAGCAGGACACCGGGCAGCTGCTGGGTTTCGTGCGCGGCGACGACGGCATGTCATTCAGTGTGATGCAGCCCAAGATGGACATCTTCCGCCAGGCCCTGCTGGCCGACCCGGCAGTGCACAGCGTGGCGGGCTACATCGGCGGCTTCAACAGCATCAACAACGGCACCTTGATGATTCGCCTGGCGCCGTTGCAGGAGCGCGGGATCAACGCGCAGCAGGTGATCGAGCGTCTGCGCAAGGAGATGCCCCAAGTTCCCGGCGCCCGGCTGTTCATGATGGCCGATCAGGATCTGCAGTTTGGCGGGGGGCGCGAACAGAGCACCGCGCAGTACCAGTACATCATCCAGAGTGGCGATATGGGCCTGCTGCGCCTCTGGTACCCGAAGATCGCCGCCATGTTCCGCGGCCTGCCCCAGGTGACGGCGGTGGATGCCAAGGAGGGCAGGGGTGCGCCCCAGGTCACCCTGGTGGTCGATCGCGACCAGGCCAAGCGTCTGGGCATCGACATGAGCACCATCAGCGCGGTGCTCGACAACGCCTACAGCCAGCGGCAGATATCCACCATCTACGACAGCCTGAACCAGTACAAGGTGGTGATGGAGCTCGACCCGCTGTTCGCCCGCGACCCCATCACCCTCGACCAGGTGCAGGTCATCACGGCCGAGGGTGCCCGGGTGCCGTTGTCGGCCGTGGCCCATTACGAGAACAGCGTGGCGGCCGACACGGTCAGCCACGAGGGGCAATTCGCCTCGCAGAGCATCAACTTCGACCTCGCCGAAGGCGTGTCGCTGCAGGCGGCTTCGGCCGCCATCGAGCGCGAGCTGGCGCGCCTGGGCCTGCCGGAAGAGGTCATGGTCAAGGTGGCGGGCACCGGCGATGCCTTTGCCGCCGCGCAGAAGACCCAGCCGCTGATGATTCTTGGCGCGCTGGTGGTGGTGTACCTGGTGCTGGGCATACTGTACGAAAGCTATATCCACCCGCTGACCATTCTTTCCACGCTGCCGTCGGCCGGCGTCGGCGCGCTGCTGAGCATCTACCTGACGGGTGGGCAGTTCAGCCTTATCTCCCTGCTGGGCCTGTTCCTGCTGATCGGCGTGGTGAAGAAGAACGCCATCCTGATGATCGACCTGGCCCTGGAGCTCGAACGCCAGCACGGGCTTACGCCCTTGGAGTCGATCCACCAGGCCTGCCTGATGCGCCTGCGGCCGATTCTGATGACCACCCTGGCGGCGATCCTCGGCGCCGTGCCCTTGTTGCTGAGCAGCGCCGAAGGAGCGGAGATGCGTCACCCGCTGGGCTTGACCATCATCGGCGGGCTGATCGTCAGCCAGATCCTTACGCTCTACACCACTCCGGTGGTGTACCTCTATCTCGACCGCCTGCGCCATCGCTACCACCACTGGCGCGGCGTGCGCACCGATGCCGCTCTGGATACCGCACCATGAATCACCTCGACTCACCCCAACGCCGGGCCGCTGGCTGCGCCCTGCCACCGCGCGGCGGCCGCTT includes these proteins:
- a CDS encoding glycosyltransferase family 2 protein, which encodes MISHDKVCAFVLNWNGADQTIACMESLKAHCDIPVVIIDNGSKDDSIQRITAYLRAEGDDVLVATEHEIKGIAAQHKRTFIINDGNYGYAGGNNIGLEYALRAGYEYFWILNNDIVLEAGALDGLLKTMEEDPKCGFAASVLVYTNNPNIVQCVGGGTIYPWLGKTKLIGKNANRSELTPGLPSFPKPDYVMGASMLISRAVLEQVGLMEHRYFMYSEELDWQYRAAKAGFSFKVSEHSFAQHGDSGSSKGRSHMFHYYRNRAAIMYNKKFHSFPVWLLSAITLSAITILQNRKSPKNIRYGIKGITEGLSYSWR
- a CDS encoding DUF1652 domain-containing protein, which gives rise to MLPIGLSALELRNIVECAFLPLHCTCSTADNATLSVDISDPQTGKVHLLKTGIAPERLASSRGICNLIAELRTELTAEQAALVEPVTHAQRQVRYA
- a CDS encoding MdtB/MuxB family multidrug efflux RND transporter permease subunit, whose translation is MNISRLFILRPVATTLTMLALVLAGIIAYRLLPVSALPQVDYPTIRVMTLYPGASPQVMTSSVTAPLERQFGQMPGLTQMASTSSGGASVLTLRFSLDINMDVAEQQVQAAINRATNLLPTDLPAPPVYNKVNPADTPVLTLAITSSTLLLPKLNDLVDTRMAQKIAQLSGVGMVSIAGGQRQAVRIRVNPQALAANGLNLSDVRSLIGASNVNQPKGSFDGPERVSMLDANDQMTSPEQYANLILAYNNGAPLRLRDVAQIVDGAENDRLAAWANRNQAVLLNIQRQPGANVIEVVDRIKALLPSITDNLPAGIQVTVLTDRTQTIRASVDDVQHELLLAIALVVMVTFLFLRRFAATLIPSVAVPLSLVGTFAVMYLAGFSINNLTLMALTVATGFVVDDAIVMLENISRHIEEGETPLQAALKGSRQIGFTLLSLTFSLIAVLIPLLFMADVVGRLFREFAITLAVAILISLLVSLTLTPMMCARLLKREPEPHEQGRFYKASGAALDWLVSGYGRALTWVLRHQPLTLLVAVATLVLTVVLYLIVPKGFFPVQDTGVIQGISEAPQAISFKAMSERQQALAAIILEDPAVASLSSYIGVDGDNATLNSGRLLINLKPHAERNLSASQVIQRLQPRVDSLVGMRLYLQPVQDLTIEDRVSRTQYQFSLASPDAELLALWSTRLSDALQRLPQLTDVASDLQDKGLQVYLDIDRDAAKRLGVNVADITNALYDAFGQRQISTIYTQASQYRVVLQSQDADVLGPQALEQIHVKSASGEQVRLSSLGHIEQRQAQLAIAHIGQFPAVMMSFNLAPGVALGEAVELINKARHDIGMPLGVQTQFQGAAAAFQASLSSTLLLVLAAVVTMYIVLGVLYESYIHPITILSTLPSAAVGALLGLLLTGNDLGMIAIIGIILLIGIVKKNAIMMIDFALEAEREQGMDPQTAIFQAALLRFRPILMTTLAALFGAIPLMLASGSGAELRQPLGLVMVGGLLVSQVLTLFTTPVIYLYFDRLGRRWHRRPRAGEAQA
- the tpx gene encoding thiol peroxidase; translated protein: MTQVTHRGNPITINGQLPAAGAKAPAFDLVGKGLSSVTLESLKGKRKILNIFPSIDTPTCATSVRTFNKQASGLNNTVVLCISADLPFAQDRFCGAEGLENVSNLSTFRAPTFASDYGVQITSGALQGLTARAVVVLDEEDKVLHSELVAEIGQEPNYEAALAVLK
- a CDS encoding MdtA/MuxA family multidrug efflux RND transporter periplasmic adaptor subunit, which translates into the protein MQFSAPRKSIRWLFGLLAVLILTALAWHYWQGRPQASASAKGQQSATRPGFGSSTVATPVRVAAATREDFAIYYKALGTVTATNTINVRSRVAGELVKVAFEEGQRVKAGDLLAQIDPRSYQIALQQAQGTLLQNQAQLKNARLDLQRYQNLFAKDSIAKQTLDTQQALVSQYEGTLKTDEAAVNDARLNLEFTSIRAPISGRVGLRQLDVGNLVAANDTAALVVVTQVQPITVSFTLPETQLTPVLARYRQGAQLPVQAWDRGDRQLQATGVLASVDNQIDTSTGTLKFKARFDNQDEALFPNQFVSVRLLSDTLKQVVVVPSGAVQFGTNGTYAYVMEGDTKVRIRALEVGASDGVRTVVQAGLAVGDRVVLEGTDRLRDGSDVEVVGPAEPGATDAKAAELQGKPAAQVPGQPNKSAE
- a CDS encoding efflux RND transporter permease subunit; this translates as MNLSGPFIRRPVATVLLSLAIMLLGGVAFRLLAVSPLPNMDFPVIVISANLAGASPEVMAATVATPLERAFGSIAGITTMTSRSSQGTTRIVLQFELGRDIDGAAREVQAAINASRNLLPSGMRSMPTYSKFNPSQAPVMVLSLTSSTVPKSELYDLASTILGQSLSQVPGVGDVAIGGSSLPAVRVELQPQLLAQYKVPLEDVRLAIANANSRRPMGFVGDAEHSWQVQANDQLEKARDYRPLVIRYSDGAVLRLSDVARVSDAVEDRYNAGFFNDQPAILMVINRQNGANIIETVNQIKAQLPVLQSLLPGGVDLQLAFDRSPVIKATLHEAEMTLLLAVALVILVVFLFLGKVRSALIPTLAVPVALVGTFAAMYLCNFSLNNLSLMALILATGLVVDDAIVVLENVSRHIDEGVPPMEAAYQGAREVGFTLLAMNASLVVVFLSILFVGGIIQELFREFAITLAVAIAISLLVSLTLTPMLCARWLKPHVAGEENRLQRYSRRLNERLVSAYDRSLGWALRHRRLTLLSLLVTIGINFALYVVVPKTLMPQQDTGQLLGFVRGDDGMSFSVMQPKMDIFRQALLADPAVHSVAGYIGGFNSINNGTLMIRLAPLQERGINAQQVIERLRKEMPQVPGARLFMMADQDLQFGGGREQSTAQYQYIIQSGDMGLLRLWYPKIAAMFRGLPQVTAVDAKEGRGAPQVTLVVDRDQAKRLGIDMSTISAVLDNAYSQRQISTIYDSLNQYKVVMELDPLFARDPITLDQVQVITAEGARVPLSAVAHYENSVAADTVSHEGQFASQSINFDLAEGVSLQAASAAIERELARLGLPEEVMVKVAGTGDAFAAAQKTQPLMILGALVVVYLVLGILYESYIHPLTILSTLPSAGVGALLSIYLTGGQFSLISLLGLFLLIGVVKKNAILMIDLALELERQHGLTPLESIHQACLMRLRPILMTTLAAILGAVPLLLSSAEGAEMRHPLGLTIIGGLIVSQILTLYTTPVVYLYLDRLRHRYHHWRGVRTDAALDTAP